CCGCCTGAGAAGTCGTCTAAGCGTAGCTGAGTCGCCCGAGGCGAACCGGGGCTTTCCGCTCCGCGATGGTTGGTTCCCTTCCGACCGCGAATCGTCACCTGTAGCCCCGATTTCAGTACCCATACCGTCAACTGAAACTGCCAATCCGTGCTTAGGAGACACATCTATTAAATATATGCGTTGCATTTCCGAATTCGATATGGGTTCTCGATTGGTGCCAACAAATCTCACTGCGCATGACTTTGTGGGTCGCTCGGACGAGCCACTACAAGACCTCGGCCCGCAACTGCACCGCAAGAAGATTGTCCAAGCAGTCAAGGCGTCGCCGGATGGAATCAGTACTGGCGAGGTTGCGAAGGCAACCGGGCTCTCCGTGCCAACCGTGAAACGGATTCTTGCGGAGCTAGAGAAAGAGCGCGAGGTGTACTCGAGGAGTCACACCCAGAAGCGCATCCTCATCTGGTATCCTAACGGCAAGATAATTCATCAGTACCTTGAGGTCCAGAGGGAACTTCGCGGGAAAACCTACCGCGTGACAGTGCAAGAGAGTCGCTCGGGCCCTGCTGTCCAAATCCAGGAGCGTCGGTTCTCCTTGCTTGATGGTGAGCGAGTAGAGGGGGCTATCTTCATCGACTATGAATCGGTGGACGACCTCTGCGCACTACTGGCCGAACTGAAGCAGCGTTACGAGTCCTACGAATCGGGGAGAGCAACGTAGATCATGCAGGCCATACTGAGAACTCTCAGCGTTCGGCAGCGCGTCGGTGACAGCATCACCGGGTCCTCCCTATGGGGACCAAGGTTCGAACAAGTTTCCGTGGGGCGCGCCATCCCATCCTTGAGAAAGATTGAGGATGCCGAAGCGATTCTCCGGTGCGGGTTCCTCGAACCTGGTGTACCAATCGAGCTAAACCTTGTTCAATCGGAATCGATGCGATTGAGGCTACGTCAGAGGCTTTTGGTGGACTCGGATACGGCGGGTTGGCTAGACCCAGAAACGCTCCTTAGGACGCACCCATCCCTCGGATACCTGCCACCGGAGCTTTTCTCCGCGCCGAATGTTGCTGGCCTAAAAGCCCTCTCTGACAGCAGTGTCACTGGCGCGGCCGTGGTCCGGTTGCGCTTGAAGGACCCGCCTCTGGAGGAAGGCGAGCTCGACTGGTCGAAGATGGCCGGAGAGAACGTCATCAGCGATGGAGCGTTTTGGCGCAAACTTGCTAAGTCCAACCTGTATCCGACCTTGGTCGGTGACCTACTCTCTCGCGGGGAGAACGTTCGAATCTCGCTGCTGGCCCCGCCTGTCCCTGCGCTCCACGAGGAATTAGGCAAGAGCGCGGACCTGCAGTTCGAATTGAACGCGGCCGCCTCGGCGCTGATGAAACCACCGGCAGGTTCGAGTCCTGCCATCCGTCCCCTGTACTCACTGCACGTCCACCCGAGCGCTCTTGGGCGACCGGAACTCCTACAGCGATCTCTAGACCGGCTTCGCCTTGCTATGGCTGGGTCGGAGTACGGCTACATTGGTGTCCACCTTGCTTTCATCGACATCGGAGCAATCGCGGTTGAGGGAGCTCCTGCGATCCGAACTGCGAAGGATTTCTCGGCCAGAGTGATCGGGATTGCCAGCTCACTCGGCCGCTTTGCCATCGTTAGCGACACCGGCCCCGTCGGACCGACGTTCCTAGATTTGGGCGCGGCCTTCTCGACCTATGGGATGGGGATGACCATGCATCGAACCTACCCGATTATGCGGTCTCCGAAGAAGAAGACCCGCACGACCAAGAAGCGAGTTCGAGAAGCAAAGTATGGCAAGGTTCTTGGCGGACCTTGGAACTACGTTCTACTTAGGTACCGCAACGTCAGGGACCAGAACTGGACGCTGGAGGACCCGGCAGGGAAGTTCCCTAAGGAAGTCCCTCCGAGCCTCAGGGGCGGTCCATACGACCGGTATCGAATCGACTTCAGCAAACCGTACAACACGGCCGTGCAGGAAGTCCTTAACGACCTGAGAGAGCGCGAACTTAACAATCAGACAAACACCCGCCCAGGAAAGGCGTTACTTGGCAAGTCAGACGATTCGACGATAGGCTCATGGGCTTAGGTGTAGGGTAACAGGACATCTGACCGGCCCACTGAACCCCCCGACTTGGCACAGAACAACGAACTCGAATTCATCACGGCCGATGGTCGGCCCGGATCACCCGGTGGGCCGAGCCGCGTACCCTCGTAGAATGGGACAGCTTGCTCGGGCTACCTAACTCGTGGCCACTACCGGCGGCGGGTACTTTGTTTCGACCCTCAGCCGGAAATCGAATTCGCAGAGTCGGATAGGCAACGGGTCGACCCCTCTCGCCGCCGAAATAAGGTTACGGTCGATCTGCTTTCCGACAATGATACCTCGGACCACCTGGCTCGCCTCCCTTCGGTTGTCCTTAACCCACCCGATGTACCTCAAGGTCTGACCCATCACCTTGTCCCCGGCGCGTTCTCGCTTCAACTCAATCACGACCCAGTTACCCTGAGGATCACGGGCGAGGAGGTCGATGATTCCCCGCTCCGTCTGGAATTGGCGACCTGTCGCATCTCCTTCGGCATGGAGCGTCAGACCGGGCTCCAAAAGGGTGAGCCGGTGCTCCAGGATGTCTTCGATTACCTTCTCGTGAACCAGGGTCTGGACGTAGCTCTCGTCGGTTAGGGCAGCGTCCACGAGTGCCCGGCTTCGCGCGGCTTGCAGCGCTTCGACTGCCCGGGGAACGTCGTACCTTGCCTCGTAGATGGTCATCGCGGT
Above is a genomic segment from Thermoplasmata archaeon containing:
- a CDS encoding endonuclease NucS domain-containing protein gives rise to the protein WNLSIRGEQYKEIRVFPYAILIEVLLNISEGITAEEYNLFVCRSETEDSANRVCEQIRRWRRLDEKAQGRIVHYLDSVPTQSAHTDDGVSLYTRISRCQPYAWALFSSSGRFIERTRQSLRIEEGKSDPARQRLTQHHQTATFIRFENEKEWFSYYGDIGVENSYNTAMTIYEARYDVPRAVEALQAARSRALVDAALTDESYVQTLVHEKVIEDILEHRLTLLEPGLTLHAEGDATGRQFQTERGIIDLLARDPQGNWVVIELKRERAGDKVMGQTLRYIGWVKDNRREASQVVRGIIVGKQIDRNLISAARGVDPLPIRLCEFDFRLRVETKYPPPVVATS
- a CDS encoding winged helix-turn-helix domain-containing protein, with amino-acid sequence MGRSDEPLQDLGPQLHRKKIVQAVKASPDGISTGEVAKATGLSVPTVKRILAELEKEREVYSRSHTQKRILIWYPNGKIIHQYLEVQRELRGKTYRVTVQESRSGPAVQIQERRFSLLDGERVEGAIFIDYESVDDLCALLAELKQRYESYESGRAT